The genomic segment CAAAAGTCTAGAAAACAAAGCTCATTTCAACAGAGCGTTTCTGctaacagaaaaacaacaaagtgCTTTTAACTTAAGACGGCACagtttaatcagagtcagaatccTAGAGCATGATTCTCTTGTAAGCCTGCTTGCTCTGGCAGAGACTGGATTGCAAAGAATGGTTTCCTGCAACGTTGAGCGTTACATTGCAATGGCTGAAGTTGTACACATGGCTGGAAGCTGACCTGGACTGAGTTTGAACTGATGACAATGGATGGAGAACTTGCCTTGAAGTGGAAGCAGTGGAGCTTGCATTGTCGAGGATGTTGGACATGATTTTCATGTCGTTTTCATCACCGGAGTCGTAGTCATCTAGGCCTTGCTCGGAGTTGTGACCCGTTATGTTTTTGATCTCGCATTTTGCAATACCGGAGCTTTTCAATTTCTTCACAACAGTCTTTCTTGCAGTGTGGTTGGTGAGCTTCTTTTCAGGGCAGACATCTTTTAATGGTGAGTCctctttcattgttttcattatgTTACTGATTGTATTCTTGCCCATCGCTGTTTTCTTGTACCACACGGCGCTGGTCTGAGGCTTGTCGATAACAGCCAGGTAAAATGGCcctgttttattcatttcttctGGGCGTTTTTCCAGTTATTGCTTGAACAAAGCAACAGGGCACCTCTTCTCGCCTGTGGCGAACATCTTGGGAGTAGCTAGCCAAGGTTTCACTCGGAGACCACCTTGTCTTGTCTTTGTAGGGCCTTCGGAAAAAGTGATGAACTCAACGCCATCATCATCCTTTTCACTAGAAAAATCTTCCACCATCATGTCGTGGTGCTCTTGTCGACCACGTAAGCCCAAATGCATTATTAGCAGCCACCACATGGTGTTTATCAAAGAGCGAGGGGTTTGGTTCCCTAACTGACCGTTTTCCCATAATATCTCCTCTTCTTCCTTCGTCAGGCTTTTTGCTTTGTTGGGTCGTTTTCCCATGCCTTGTTCAAGCAGCTTTCTTGCCTTTCCCTCTAACACTTTCCTCGAAGACAGGAACTCTGTATCCCTTAGGATAGACTTTGGATAATTTTGGCTCCTTAAATGTCGATCTAAAGCCGCCTGCATCACCTTTAGAGAGTCTGGCTCGTAGTCTTGgccgttttcttttcttagctcaGCGTAGAATTGTGAAAGTGCATCGTTCACTTCTGGGATGTCTTAGCTTTCTAGCTTTTCCTCCTTTCCCCTAGTTTCCGCCCACTTTTCAAAAATTCCGTTCCAATAATCTGTGCTtcgttttgtgtttttgttttcactttctgTTTTCAAAAGTTCAATTAATTCCTCGTCCGCTTCAATAAAAAGACATGCCATTGTTGCAACAAAAACTTGGAAACAAATTCCAAGATAACGAACGGTTGCTATGCAATGGATTAACCAATCATTGACAGATAATcaagccctctcttgattaccaaaaatgccctctgtctcagccaatcaacgctcagtaattttgccctttattgataaaatttAGTAATCTATATACAGGCAATAGACTATTTGGTAATCTATGTACAAAGATGATGATACAAACGCTTTTTTAATGAATTTACATGATTGGCCTGTTTAATGGTAGATGGCAATTCATTATACAGTGTTGCCGCTCGGAAAGCAAATGATCTTTGGCCGGTGGCTAATCTACATTTGGGTAAGTTTAAATCGGAATTACGTCTAGTATTCCTATTATGAACAGAAGAACGTCTGACGAATTTATTACAATGATAGCTTGGCACTTGGTTgtttaaacatttaaaaaccATAGTACAAATGTTTAAGAGGAGTTGGTCTTTAACACTGAGCCACTTTAAAGACTTTACGCCTCCTGTAATGTGGTCATATTTTCGGACGCCTAAGATAACTCTACAAGCAAAGTTCTGGACTGACTGGAGCTTGTTCAAGTTCTGCTTGGAAGCATTACTCCATACAGTGGAACAGTAGAACAACTTAGTGAATACAAAAGTGTTAATTAATGAAATGAGGGTCTTCCAGTCAAGTAGGTGCTTGATTCTATTTATGCGGCTTAACCTGAAGATACAGCTAGAAGCTAACTCAGTGATGTGTTTGTTATAATCGAGATATCAGTCAATTGTTACTCCAAGATCTGTCATAAATGGTACCGGTTTAATCTCCTCTCCTAAAATCATAACAGGTGGCAAAGCTGGAACACTTTTTAACAATTGTGGAACGCTGACAAAAAGGAATTTTGTCTTGTCCAGGTTTATGAGTAGCGAATTTATGCAACACCATCTTGCAATGCCGGCGAGATCCTTGTTTACAGCTGACACTGCATAAGAAAGATGACTCGGGGGAACTGCGAGGAAAATCTTAGTATCATCCACGTAACCTAACACTTGACACTGTTTCGGCACCTTTATGAAATGGTTTATATAGAGTGTGAAAAGCACTGGTCCTATTATCGAACCCTGGGCAACACCAACTGACAAAGGAAGAGGTTTAGAAAGGGCATTCTAGATTCTAACTACTTGATTTCTTTGGGATAGGTAGCTCTTAAAACAAGCTAGTGCACCATCTGACAAGCCCGCTTTGTGAAGTTTTAATAGCGACAGGTCATGCCGAATgctatcaaaggcctttgacaTGTCCAAGAGAACTATGATAGAGATCTTCTTGCCATCCATGTTCTTTAGGAGCTCGTCTGTATCGTAGAGCATGGCTGTCTCGGTGGAAAAGTGCTTACTGTTTCCACTTTGCCAGCAAGATATTATGTCATTCGAGTGCAGGAAATCAACAAACTGTGAATGAGCTGACCTTTCGCAAACCTTGGACATAATAGGAAACAGAGAAATAGGGCGAGTATTAGCAGGGTCTTCATGATGGTCAGACTTGGGGATAGGAATAACCTCAGCAGATTTCCAGGCCTGTGCAAATGTATTTGAGGAAAAAGAATTATTTATCAGGTAAGTTAATGTCAGTGGGTAAACTATCCTTTAGGACTTTAACTTGCTGTAACTTGGTCATATCCCGGTGCTTTGTTTGATGGAAGACTGTTGACAATTTTTGCAACGTCCCCTTCCTCAACCGGTCGGAAATTGAACTCAACATGCTCATAGTCCACTTCGTTGTTGCTTGCAGGGCGAGGAAAAGGTTCGAGGTTTTGAGTATGTAAACAATGTCTTTCGGCAATTGCCTTTGCCTTAGCAGCTGCCATCTCACCAACGGAGGTATAAAATTTATTAAACCTATTAGCTTGAAGTTCAGGGTTTTCTGTCGTAGTAAAAAGTGGACCCTTCCTTGGGAGACAACGCTTTAAAATTTTCCAGATGGAGTTTGTGTTTCCATTGCTGTTCATGAGCTCGGTGCGGATCTTCTTTTTCAGCTATCCAAATTTCACGCTTTATCTCCCGTCGAAAGAACCGATATGCATTCCAATGAAGCTTGTCCTTTGTCTTCATTGCTCTTTTGTGCCAGGTGGCGAGAGTTTTCATAACCTGACGAATCTCTTGGGTAATGAACGTATTCGGTCtggattttattttaattttcttaattagaGCATGATCGTTCAAGATTTCCAAGAAAAGGGAATTGAAGGTATCGACTCGGTCATCTAAATCATCAAAGATACTGGCGACATGGAAAGGAGCATTTGTCAAGTCCTCGGCGAATTTGGTCGAATTCTAATTCTTGTAGCTTCCAGTAGTAACAAATAAACAACGTGGTTTTGGCGCCTTCAgcttaagagcttctgcctgagagaccggggcagacttggaaatgaaggtcggccgatttcgcttaaaattggtacacaaagtacttatgtcgactcaTGTAATTTGCCacagtttcagcttcaacgacttttttttagccgagttctggatatcagcccctcaggggtccccagaggctgattttcagtgcaattttggccacttttaaatctctcttttagcaacatgaaattaatttcaggcaaaaacaaaaccatatttgtaaagccctatccttaggcttttatgggtgagaacattagctcatggaaatttttcgctagcctgtggctgttaccACAACTTGGTcctatttgaagcatatgggaagcaaccggaaatggcctgtttttcagaccatatattttccatgcccatgttttatatcttgaggtgtTAATATCCCGGCAAAGTTTAGCctttagtttagtaatatcaagaaaaaaatactaaggttgaggcttttttACCACGAAACACTTTAAGGGAACTTACCCTTTACGCACTTCAGGTCCAAGTCTTAATTCTTTATTAGATTTAATTTTCAGACACCAGCCGCGCATTTAACAAGAAAAGCAATCAAAATACAATGGAACAAGTTGTTTACTGGGTATATAAGTTTGATGGGAAAGGGTGGGTAGGACAAAACTCTATTTATGGGACTGTGccttgtttccatggcaaccTTGTTTTGTCAATCACAATTACCCAAAGTTTGGGATTTCTCGTCTAATTGTTAAGTTTTTATTgacgttttcaagtttcttGTGACAAACATAATGTTTTGTACCTTTAGTACCTCTTCACTACTCTTTTAATGTTATTGTAATTGCCAAAATTGAGCTTTTGACTTCATGGAATAGTCATATTAAATCCAGACTCGTGGATTATTCACTAGTTACCGGGGCCCAGCTGCAGGCTGGCACTGGTCGTAAAATGCAGACGGTTTCTGTCGTTTTTTCAGCGGTACATTGTTAGGGATATATCGCTGACTTGCGATATATCGTGGGCTCGTTACTTTTGGGAGTGCTCGCTGGCTCATTGAAATcttatccgccattttgaaaagcaGGAGACACGGAGGACATTCAAGAGAAAGGTTATAGCTTTCTGGGGAATGACACGTTTCCCAACCTTTACGATGGACTAGTTTATGAGTGGAAATTTAAGAGTGAATATTTGGAGAGACAAATTTACGAGCGATCACTTAAGAGTGAACCTTCCATCGAGAATCAAAGCTAACTTTATATCATCTTAAAAAACGTGCTACAAGGCGATCTAGACGAGCTCGTGGAGAAATTTGTCTTCAAAAAGATTTCAACGATTGAGATTCTTTGCATCTGACTCTGCTGTTATTATGGAAATGAGGTAAGCTACAGTTTGTTATTGAGTAATGCATGCAGTTTGTACATTATTGAAAACTGAATACACTATGGGCCCAGCTAAGGGGCCcaaaaacaaagacagagaCGAAATGTGGGTGCAGTAAATCAGCGTTGATAACCCACTTTGAGGTCTTTAATGTCAAGTTTCCTCGAGTTTGGGTGATTTGTTTACCCCTTTAATAAATGTATTGTGTACAGTATCGATAATGAAATTCCAAGGATAAATGGGATTTAATTCCTCAGCATATCTAAGTATTTCTCCGGATGCTCGACATTAATTAGTATATCTACCTTGAGATTGACTAGAATCTATTTTGAAATACCTCGGTATCCAGAGAGTTCTCATCTGCATCCGCAGGCTTTGGTAGTACTGTTTTAAACAGGAAAACTCCAGAGTTAGTACTACTGCTTTTACTTTCCAGACGCCTTCGGGTAAAACGAAGGGAGAGACAGCTGTTTGTGAGGGACTTCTGTCTGCGATAGATTTCTTTAACGCTGGAGCAAAATGCTTTTCGTCGGCGTTGTGACAAACGTTGTAAAACTTCGCTGTCTTCTCTATTATACACTTTACCAAAAGATAACACAATCGACAAATTCGCTTTTTTCACCAAACAGCTTCAAGTAGAACTTGTCctttttttcaatcaattttCTACAGCAACGGCAAAAATCATCCAAGGATGCGGCTGCCATTACGAGAGCCCTCTCGAAGCTATACTGCGCGTTCGCAGGGGCAACGTGTGGAAACTTTACCGAGAAAAAAGTTAGCTtgcgaaggaaagttttttcttaCATCGCTGAAAGCTTAGCAAGAAATATGTTTCATTCGTATATTTGAAACTGTGTTAGTTTGGTGTAATATGCTTATACATGACAGAGGTgcagaaggaaaaaaattcaaatctaCCTCCAAAACATATCACCTtcctcctttcgtttctgttgaCTTCCGCTTATAAGCCACAGCcaatgaaaataaatatctttttTCGAAGAATTCCGGTACGACCGGCCTCCGCCCAACGATTGTTTTACTGAGaaccaataaaaaaaatcatatttttttcGTATCCCCAGAGTTCTCCCCGGCGACCCACCGCTGACCCAGGAGCCGGAGAACTCTGGGCTCGAGATTGTATGTTAATAAGGCGAGAAAACTTTATCATGCACGATATAAATGTAATAACAAATGCGATCCAAAGATAGTTAACTTAAATAAAATGGTTATACCCAAGAAAGCTTATTTGTTGTCTTTCTTTAGCAGGCATTATCACAAGATAATGAAACTAAAATGTAAAGCACGTTGATATTTATCATTGTTCTCTTGCAATTGTGTGAGTCATATGACCAATTATGTGAATTGCAGTTGACCTCTCTTATTTCCTCCGAGAATTTGATGCAGTCAAGATTAGGTGAACTTGGTTAACAATCAATAGATGTTGACGGTCCAGGTGATTGTTTCTTTAGATCTGTATCACATCAATGATATGGCAATAGCAACCATCATATGCGTTTACGTACTGCTGGGGAGACAAAACACTTTGAGAGCTTTTTGTCTCTAATTGTGAGTTACGTCAGTATTAGCCTCCAGAGAAAAGGGGTGTGAGAGGTTAACTATATTTATGCAATCCCGTGTCCCACTTGGCCCCGGTAAGTTCCACGTAGTGGTTCTAGTTTTGGAATTTTAAGCCCTAAGTTCTTTTCTCCCTTCCCCTTCCAGAACATGACAAATACTTTATGACTCTAGTGTTACTGAGGCTCTGATTTAATTGCAACACAACCGGAGGTGGTTTGCTTCAGAGAGTAATTGCGCGAGTAATTTCAAAATCAGACAACTACAAAACGCGTGGCCAATTTGAAATTACAAGCaagattactccctgaattgtacaaCACAAGTTCCAATTACTTATTAATCGTATCTATAACAAATTTCGGACTTTTAAAAATGTCTTTTGAGAACTTCTTTTGGGCCAAAACGTCTGTAACGCTTTTcatatgttttgaaatttgtagGAAACACTGCGCGAAGGAAGCCATGAAAGCGCGCCTAATTGATGTGAGAATCTCGTGGGTATTcaattacaggtatccaattcattattctttgttattgttatggttactgttattatcatcattattacaACTATTATTACACTTTTTCTTTGCTACCTCTACTACCTTTTTATTAGGTTAGCTCTAACCAGTACCCATGAAGAACATCCTATTTGGCTGCAGCAAGCTACTGGAAGAAATACTGGACAAGGATCATGCATTATGCTTCAAACGTTCCTATTACATACACTGTATTACACATAGTGGCAATAATTGCATCCTTTTGAGCTCTGAATAAGGAGGAATTCTTGCAGTGGTCCAGAGAAGGAGTCCTTCCTTGTCTTGGGTCCCTTAACTTCCACTTTAAACTCCATGCAAACTTTCTTGAGGACGTCTAAACGAAGCTCTTGAAGTTTTCCCTGCTTACATAACCTACAAAGGTTGTGTCCCAGAAACATAATTGGGTGATCTAGATCTGTCTGCAGCTCATTTTAAACAAGCTGCTGTAACGCTTTAAGGTTTACATCCTGATAGATTGGCTCTTCATCATCACTCTCCAAACATTCAGGAATTGGCCTGCCTGCCTCAACGCCTGCTTTACGCTGTGACTTGGAAAGGTTGGAGAAAAAACTTGCGATCTGTTTAGAGGTCCGCCACTCGCTTGGCTGGAACAGCAATTCCCCTGTGGCATCGCGCGCGTGTTTCATGCCATGTTCCACCTGCTTTGCATCCGCTTTGTTACCTTCCTTTGCTCCACGATTGAACATTTGGGTCAAGTAACTCTTAACGTTCTCAGTCATCCTGCTTGATCTCGTGATTGTCTTAAGGGCCCACCCTTTCACTGTTTGCTGGGTTTCTCCAAATGCAGCGGTAAAATCGCAAAGTTTTTCAACAGGTGGTACTGAACCGTGCTTTTGCATGCTAACACTAGACAAAATGCTGGCCCACTTCTTCTTAATGACGTCATATGCTGTATCTTGCTCTTCCATGAAAACATGACGCTCGGCATCTAGATGTTGCTGAAGGTTGTCAAATGTAGAGAACATCTTGACACATCCCTGTTCCAGACAGGAAAACAGGCCATCTGCTTTATGGGACTCGGCTGAAGGATGCACGGCTATTGCGCCAAGACAACCAGGTTGTGAGGAAAACGGCACAAGAACCTTTAATCCTGTGTCTTCTTGAGCTCTTGTTATAACTGAAGCATACGAA from the Montipora capricornis isolate CH-2021 unplaced genomic scaffold, ASM3666992v2 scaffold_498, whole genome shotgun sequence genome contains:
- the LOC138036739 gene encoding uncharacterized protein KIAA1958-like codes for the protein MQAALDRHLRSQNYPKSILRDTEFLSSRKVLEGKARKLLEQGMGKRPNKAKSLTKEEEEILWENGQLGNQTPRSLINTMWWLLIMHLGLRGRQEHHDMMVEDFSSEKDDDGVEFITFSEGPTKTRQGGLRVKPWLATPKMFATGEKRCPVALFKQ